Within Candidatus Binataceae bacterium, the genomic segment CTCGCGCGCCTCGGATCATATGACGGGTGCAGATCTGATTATCGACGGCGGCTTTTCCGTGCGCTAAGACGCCCGCTCGCTCAAGTAAAGTCGCTTATCCAAAGTGCAACGATCGCGTATCATGCGCTCGATGGCATCGCGCAAAGGCGCATCAAGGGTGGGATCGCCGACCGCCGAGCTGATGGCTGACCTGATGTTCCCCGACGTTAAGCCGCTGCGGATCGTGGTGGCCGGCGAGGTCATTCTCGACCGCTACGTCTGGGGCGACGTCGAGCGGATTTCGCCCGAAGCTCCGATTCCCGTCCTGCGCACTCATCGGCGCGAGGAGAAGCCCGGCAACGCCGGCTTCGTGATGGCGAATTTGTGCGCGCTCGGCGCGCGTCCGGCGGCGCTCACCGTGATCGGCGCCGATGCCAACGGTGAAAAGTTGCACGAGATTTTCCGCAATCTCGGCATCGATACCCGCACATTGATGGTTGATCCGGAGCGCCCGACCATCGTCAAGGAGCGCTTGCTCGGTTCGGTGCAGTCGGCCAATCGCGGCACCCAGCAACTGTTGCGCGTCGATCAGGAAGACCTGCGCCCGCTCACCCCGAAGCGCGAGCAAATGTTTACCGCGCGCATCGCCGGGGCTTTGCAGCGCGCCGACGCGGTGCTGGTCTCGGACATCAACAAAGGCCTTTTGACCCCCGCAGTGCTGCGTGCGCTGATTGACGCCGCCAACCGTCGCGCGATCCCGATTATCGTCGATCCGCGCCTCAGCGACGATTATTCGATCTATCGCGGCGCAACCGTCCTGACCCCCAACCGCTACGAAACCGAGCGCGCCACCGGCATCAAGCTGACGGATCGCGACGCCTGGCGCACCGCGGCCGAGAAACTGATCGACCAGCTGCAGCTTAAAGCCTGCCTGATCACGCTCGATCGCGAGGGCATGTACCTGGCTGAGCGTGGCGGCCGCAGCCAGTATCTGTCGACCTCGCCGCGCGAGGTCTTTGACGTTACCGGCGCCGGCGACATCGTGCTGACCTTCTTCGGGATGCTCGCCGCGGCCGGGCTGAGTTATGCCTCGGCGGCCGCGATCGCCAACCTCGCCGCGGGCCTCGAGGTCTCGCGAATGGGCGCCGAGATTATCTCGCGCGAGGATCTGGTGCGCGCGCTGCAACCTGCCTATAGCAGTCACGAGGTCAAGATTCTTTCCGCGCGCGAGCTCGACGGCGCCCTCGCGCGCGAACGCCGCGCCGGCCGCAAAATCGTCTTCACCAACGGCTGCTTCGACCTGCTGCACGCGGGTCACCTGCAGATCCTCGGGTTTTCGCGCGCGCAGGGCGATCTCGTCGTGGTGGGGCTCAACAGTGATCGTAGCGTGCGCCAACTCAAAGGCGCCGATCGGCCGATTCACGCCGCCGCCGACCGCGCGCGCCTGCTCGCGGCGCTCGAGATGGTCAAATACGTCGTCATCTTCGACGACACGCGCGCCGAGGAGATCATCCGCCGCGTGCGCCCCGACGTGCTCGTTAAAGGCGAAGACTACCACGGTCAAATCGTGGACGGCCAGAGCTTCGTCGAGTCCTATGGGGGCCGCGTCGCCCTCGCGCCGCTGCTCAAGGGCCACAGCACGTCGATTACGGTCGCGCGCCTGCGCAACGCGAACGAGGGATCACGCTAGCTGCTTTGCTGACCAAGAATCTTAACGCAGCGCGCAGACTCGCCTACTCGCTTCGCGCGGCAACCGCGCTCCGCCAGCTCTGGTTAAGAGCGCGCTGGCGTATTCCTCACTGCCTTCGCTAACATCGAGGCAGCGGCAAGCCATGATCATTCGCGCGGCCGCAGGAGTCAAAACATCAAGTGGACTTCAATTATTCGCCCGAGCAGGAAGCCTATCGGATGCAGGTGCGGGGCTGGCTCGAAGCCAATCAGCCGCCGCCGCTGACCGACGACGAGCGCTCGCGCATCAGCGAGGACCTGCTATGGGAGCGCAACAAGAAGTGGCACAAGAAGCTCTATGCGGGTGGCTGGATCGGACTAAGCTGGCCAAAGGAATACGGCGGCCGCGGCGCCAGCTTCATCGAGCAACTGATCTTTCAGCAGGAGCTGGCGCGGCTCAATCTGCCGATCGGGATCAACGTTCTCGGCATCATCATGAACGGTCCGGCGTTGATGCAGTGGGGAACTCAGGAACAGAAAAAGCGCTACCTGCAGCCGATTCTGGAAGCCGAGGAGATCTGGTGTGAAGGGATGTCCGAGCCGGGCGCCGGTTCAGATTTAGCCTCGATACAAACGCGGGCCGAACTCCAGGGCGACTCCTTCGTCGTCAACGGCCAGAAGGTCTGGACGACCGGGGCTCAGCGCTCGCAATTCTGCCAGCTCTTCGTCCGCACTGACCCCGCCGTTCCCAAGCATAAAGGCATGAGCGCATTGATCGTTGATATGCGCAGCCCCGGCGTCACGGTGAAGCCGCTCAAGCAAATTACCGGCGACGCCGATTTCAACGAGATCTTTTTCGAGGACGTCCGCGTGCCCAAGGAGAATCTGCTCGGCCCGCTCAACGCCGGATGGCAGGTGCTGGTCGCGACGCTGATGCATGAGCGCTTCGGCATCAGTGAGACGATTGGCGGCGGCGAAGTCATCCTGTCGCAGCTAGTCGAGCTCGCGAAGGCTATCCCGCTCAATGATTCGCCGGCGGCCGACGACGACGAAATCCGTCAGTCGATCGCGCAATTTGCTTGCGAGGTGACGGCGAAGAAATACAGCGGTCTGCGCGCCTTGACCAAACGCCTCAAGGGGCAGCAGCCGGGCGCGGAATCCTCGATCGGCAAGCTGGTCTCGACGGACCTCTCGCAGCGGATGACGAAATTCGCCTCGCGCGTGCTGGGGACTTACGCCACCCTCGAGCGCCACTCGATGTTTGCTCCCGACGGCGACTGGATGCGCCGCCAGTTGTGGGTCGAAGCCCTGACAATCGCCGGCGGCTCATCCGCCGTGCAGAAAAACATGATCGGCGAACGCATCCTGCAACTGCCGAAGGGGTAATCGGCCGACGCCTTCAGGCAACATTGCGGGTCAGGTCTTAGCGCCGGCCATGAAGACTAGAAAGCCACCTGTCATGCGTAGCCGAATCCGAGTCCAGCGGGGTCGAGGGTCTGCCGAATCGTCCATGTTCCTGTCCAAGGCGACGGTTCAGTCGGCGCGTTAAAGACCAACGTGGAATCCAAGTCTCGTCCTGGGGCGCCGTTCAGCGGAGTGTATTGATCTATGGTCGGATGCTGATGCTTCCATCGCTCCCAGAGCAGGTCCAGGAAGGCGTGGTGCAAAAAGAAGACAGGGTCGTTTGGAGATGTCGCGTCGGCCATGTTTCCGCCAACCCATCGATGGACTGGATTATGCAGAACACCCTCCGAAACGCTTTCGAAGCTGGAGGGCCCCGGCCAATAAGGCGTCTTGGCGAGACCCGCTGAGATATCGCTGGACGTTGGCAACCAAGCCGTCGCGTCCTCGCCAAACTCGCGTCTCAAGCCTGGATCTCCGGCGGCGTCATCCCATACAAGGATTTGGAAGGCGCCTGCGATAAAAGCGAAAGGTCCCGTCGTGACACGACCTCCTTGGGCTCTATCGCCGTCTCCACCCAGGAAATCGGCGGTAAACGGATTGCTCGCGTCAGCGTAATTCCAGTCCCAATATGGCAGCGTGATCGAAGAATCGTTTGCAGCGGACTGAAGCGCAACTTCGAACTGCCGAAGCAAGATACGATGCCACGGAAAAAAGAGCGATGTGCCATGTGGCATCGGCTCGAACATCGCAGGCCCGGTCATCGCATTCTTATGTACTTCGACAAAATCGTCGTATCGCTTTTGTGCTCCTGGGTGAAGCGTGCTGTCGACGTTGTTCTTGAGCGCCAAAACGGCATGAACAAACGCCGCCTTCTGCGCGGGGCTGAGGTCACGATGGTTGCGACGGATGTCCAATGCTGATCCTCCCGGTCGACGTCCAATTCTAAGTGGGGCCCAAGATTTTCAAATCACATTGGGTCCAATAGAACAAGGCGTAACAATGAGTGAACAATTTCACGTCAAACTAACGCTGCATCGCCTGGAAGAGCAGCGCGGCGGCTTCGGACATCATCTCGCCGACGATCTCGGAGAGCGGTTTGCTCGGAATCGCCGGCACAGACGTACTCCGAGCCGGTTTGATCTTGTAACCACTGGTAGCTACCATCGAACCATGAGATCGGTGGGTGTCAAGCAACTGAAGTCAAGGCTTTCGGAATACCTGCGGCTCGTGCGAAGCGGGGAGACCGTATTGGTCACCGATCGCGACGAAGTGGTGGCGGAACTACGACCAACGCGCAGGCAGCCTGACCCAGCCGATTCGCTCGATGGGCTTTTGGAGTCACTCGCCGAGCGCGGGGAGGTGACCCGTGCCAGCCAGCCAAAAGGCCGTTGGACATGGAAGGCCAAAGGGCTTGGGCTCGCACCCGGGTCCGTCGCCGCTCTGCTGGGCGAGCTTCGCAGTGATCGGTGATATTTATATGCCCAACTACCTTTACCTGGATACCTCCGCCGTCTTGCGCGCGGTTCTGGAGAGCGGAACCAGCCCGGCGATCGAAGGGCTGATCGGCGCCGCCTCGATCCTGATTACTTCGCGGCTGTCGCTAGTCGAATCTTCGCGCGCGCTTCACCGCTTGCGGCAACTCGGACAAGTCAGCGAAGCCCGGCTCGCTGATGCGCAACGCGAGCTTAGCGCGATATGGACGCGATGCGAGCTCTGGGAGTTGACGCCTTCGGTATGCGAGAGGGCGCGCCATGTCGCCCCGGGGAAACCATTGCGAACGCTCGATGCTCTTCACCTCGCGACCTTCGTCTTGGCGCGAGAAAAACTGGAGGGTCTCGAACTCGTGACCGTCGATGAACGCCTGCAAGCCGCGCTTCAGACCGTCTAGACCTGAACTTACCAGTCTTGCACCCGAAAATCACCGACGAGCGTGACGCTAACGCTGCATCGCCTGGAAGAGCAGCGGGGCGGCTTCGGACATCATCTCGCCGACGATCTCGGAGAGCGGTTTGCTCGGCACCGCCAGCTTCTCCGTGAGCGAAGTCAGTATCCTGAGATAGTGCGTTTTTGACTCCGCGCTGATCGTCTCTAGCCGGCTCTCCATAACCTCGAGATAGCGGCGATGGAGGTCAAAGATTGCCTGATCCTGTGGATCCGAGAACTTCGATGGGTGCGCCATAACTTACTCCCTGCCGCCTGATCGCGGACCGTGCCGCGCCAGTGAAAAGTGAAGAAATCAGAACAAAAAGCGTCGCGTGTTGATGCTGATCAGCACCCCCATCGCCGCCATCATCGCGATCAGCGACGAACCGCCGTAGCTCACCAGCGGCAGCGTGATCCCGACGACCGGCAGCATCCCGCTCGCCATCCCGACGTTAATCGCGACCTGCCAGAAAATAATCCCGGTGACGCCGACCGCGAGCAGCGCGCCGAAGCGATCGCGGGCGTGCCGCGCGATCCAAGCGCCGCGCAGGATCAGCACCGTATAGAGTCCCAGCAGGAGCATCGCGCCGGCAAAACCGAACTCCTCGGCGAAGACCGCAAAAATAAAGTCCGTGGTCTGCTCGGGCAAAAAATTCAGCCGCGCCTGCGTGCCCTTGAACAACCCCTTGCCCCACGCGCCGCCCGCGCCAATCGCGATCTCGGACTGGATAATGTGATAGCCCGAGCCGAGCGGATCCGACTGAGGATTGAGAAAGCTTACCAGCCGCTCGCGCTGATAAGACTTGAGATAATGCCAGCCCAGCGGCGCTGCGAGCGCTGCCGCGATCATCAGGATCGCCGCCGTCCGCCAATTCAGTCCGCCGACAAAAATCAGGGTCGCCGTGATCAGCACCAGGATCAGCGCCGTACCGAGGTCGGGCTGCTTTAGGACCAGTCCGGCCGGAAGCGCGAGCAGCAAGGCGGGAATGACAACGTGGCGAAGCTTCCAGCCGCCGCGCGGCGGCTCCTCGCGCAGATAACGTACCATCACCAGCGCCACCGCCAGCTTCGCGATTTCGGACGGCTCGAGCTTCAGCACTCCGAGGTTGATCCAGCGCCGCGAACCGCCCGTGCTGTGACCGGCGACCGCGACCACGATCAGCAGTCCCACCGTGACCGCATAGATCAGATAGGCGTAGGAGCTGAGCGAGCGATAATCGAAGAGCGCCGCCGCCGTCATCAGGGCCGCGCCGAGACCAACCCAGGTCAACTGCCGCACGACCAGCGGGTCGAGCCCGTGGCGCGTATTGCCCCAGGTCGCGCTGAGCACGCTGAGTACGCCCATCCCGCCCAGCGCCAGCGCCAGCACGAACACCGTCCAGTCGAAATGATAGATGACGCGCCGGTCTAGCGCCGCCATAACGGCCTAGTCCGCGAGCGGATCAACCGCGTAATGCTGGGCGTCAGGATTCTTTGCGGGCAGGCCGCCTTGCGGCGGATTCAACTCGAAGAATTTCTGCATCACTGCCTTGACCGCCGGCGCGGCCGTGCTACCGCCATGGCCGGCGTGCTCGATAATGCAGGCGATTGCAATCTGCGGATGATCGAGCGGGGCGAAAGCGATGAACCAGCCATGATCGCGATACTCTTCCGGCAGGGCGTTTTCCTTGGTGCGTTCGCCCTGCGCCTCCTTGACCACCTGGGCAGTCCCGGTCTTGCCCGCAACGACCACATTATCCATCTTGGCGCCGTGCGCGGTGCCGTCGGGCTGATTGACCACCCCGGCCATCCCGGCTCGCACCAATTCCAGGACCTCGGGATCGATATGGGCCTGACTCTGGACGATCGGCGGGAAAACCTTGACCGTACTGCCGTCGATCGCGTCAATCTCCTTGACGAACTGCGGTTTGAACAGCGTCCCGCCGTTGGCCACCGCCTCGGCGAGATCGGCAAGCTGCAGCGGCGTCGCGCCGACGTAGCCTTGGCCGATCGAGACCGAGAGGGTTTCCGCCGGATACCAGCGTTCGCCGAAGCGCCGCTCCTTCCATTCAGTTGAAGGCATCACGCCGGCCCGTTCGTTATCCAGATCGATCCCGCTCTTTTTGCCGAGACCCAGCGCATGCGCCCACGCCGCGAGGCGATCGATCCCGAGATGCTGGCCGACGTTGTAAAAGAAGACGTCGCAGGATTCCACGATCGCCCGATGCAGCGAAATGCTGCCATGGCCCTGCTTGCGCCAGCATCGATACTCACGGCCGCCGAAATAGATTCCGCCCGCACAGCCGTAGGCGGTTTGAGGCGTCAAGGTGTGATCTTCAAGAGCCGCTATCGAGTCGACCAGTTTAAAGGTCGAGCCCGGCGGATAGACCCCCTGAATCACGCGATTCGACAAGGGATGCGCTGGATCGGTGGTTAGAGCCCGCCACATCGCCGGCGTGATGCCGCCGGTAAAGGTGTTCGGGTCAAAGGCCGGATGACTCGCCATCGCGAGAATGTAGCCGGTGTTGGGGTCGATCGCGACGAGCGCTCCGGCACGATCGCCGATCGCCTGCTCTGCCACCTGCTGCAGGTCAAGATCAAGCGTCATGACCACGCTGTTACCGGGGCGCTCGGGAATGTCGCGCAGCGTCCGCAACCGCCGCCCGACCGAATCAACTTCAATCTCCTGGCCGCCGCTGTCGCCGCGCAGGCTCTGCTCCCAGGTGCGCTCCAGCCCGAACTTGCCGATCTCGTCGCCCATCCGATAGTCGGGGAGCCGATTCAGATCACGCACCGTTACTTCGCCGACATAACCGAGCAGATGGGCGGCGAGCGTTCCGTAGATGTAGTGGCGGCGCGGCTCGACCTCGAGGCTGACGCCGGGCAATTCGAGCTGATGCGTCTCGAGGGCGACCACCTGCGGCCACTTGAGATGCTCGTCGACGATCACCGGCTCGAAATCCGGACGCCCCTGATCGTCGGCGTCGTCGAGCTTCTTGGCCACGCCGTCCTGGCCCAGCAGCTTTTCGAGCCGCGCCGAGGTTGCCGCGATATCCGGCGCGTCCTCCGGCACCATCACCGCGGCGAACGACGGATGGGAGTCAACCAACGGCCGGTGACGAACGTCGTAGACCAACCCGCGCAGCGCCGGCAGGCGCTGCAGCCGAATCCGATTGCGATCGGCCAGTTCGGCCATCTCGTGATGCTTGATCAGTTGCAGGTAGTAGAGCCTGACCGCGGCCGCGGTCAGCACGGCGAGCATCACCGCGAGTAGTCCGGCAATCCGCGGCTCGAGCCGCGGAATCGGCCGATGTTTACCGCGCCTGGCGAATCTGGCCACTCATCACCGTGCCATCAGCTGTATTCCCGTGAACTGCTCCGGCGCAGTCCGGTCATCCACGCCGCTCCGTCCATCATGGCAAAAATCGCGGGTGCGCACAGTGCCGTCAACGCCGCCTGAATCAGGATCGCCGGCGTCACCAGCGCCGCATTTTCCGATCCTGTCCATCCCGCACCGGCCAGGTAAGTGCCCAGCGCGCAAAACAAGACGCCGCCGAATACCGCCATCACGCCCAAGACGCGGCCCGGCGAAAAGACCGCTCGCGAAAGCCCGTACGTCAAAATAAAAACGGCGGTGAAAAGCACAGCATTAAGCCCAAGCTGATTGCCGGAAAAGGCGTCGGTCGCATAGCCGATCGCGAAGGCCGCCAGCGCCGCCGGGATTCCGTGATAGCGCAGGCCAAGATCCACCACCAGGATCAGCGTCAGCTCCGGCACGAGGATCTCGAAGGGCAACAAGCGCGGGATCGTGGTCTGCAGGATCAGGGCGATCAGCGTCGCGATCGTGAACAGGCCCAACAACCGCACGCTCCCTCAGTCTCGCTGGGTCAATTCCGATCGTCGGCGTCGATCTGCAGTTCGGGCGGCTTTTGCGTCAGCACCAGTAGCTGCTCAAGTTTACGGAAATCCGCAGCCGGCGACAGCTCGACGTTGAGGAACAGCCCCGGACCTTCCTGCGAGACCTGCGCGACCTTGCCCACGAGCAAGCCGCGTGGGAAGATCCCGTCCATGCCCGAGGTTACGATCGTGTCGCCGGGCTTCAAGTCCTCGGTGCGGCCGACGTACTTCATCGTGAGGCCGTCGTCGATCACTCCGCCAACGATACCGCGCGCCCGGCTGCGCTGATCGATCGCATCAAGCGCCGAATTGTGATCATCGATCAGCATCACGCGCGCGGCGTCGGGCGCCACCGCGATCAGCTTGCCGACGACGCCCGCAGCGGCGATCACGGCCATGTCGCGTCGAAAACCGCTGTGCGAGCCCTGTCCGATGATCAAGGTGCGCGAGAGCCCGGTGGCGTCGCTGCCGATCACATTGGCGGCGACGGCCTTCATCGCCAAGGCGTCGCGCAGTTCGAGCAGATCGCCCAGTCGTTGGTTTTCCGCTTCCAGCTCGCTCGTCCGCGCACGCTCGCTTTCGAGCTCGGCGAGTTCTTTGCGCAGCGCGTCGTTCTCCCGTCGCGTCCCCACCAGCTCTAGATAGTCGTGGACAAACCCGCTCGTCTCGTCGCTGAAGCCTGCCTCGAAGGCTTGCACCGGCCGGAGTAATTCGATCAGTGCGATAGCCGGTCGGCTGGCCCGCGCGCCCGGTCGCGTCCCCGACAAAATCAGATGCAGGCCCAGAATCAGCAGCGTACCGGCGGTTAGTATCACGCCGTTACGCCGGAGGAAGGAACTTCTCACCTGTGCTCCCCGCGCCGGGGTTCTGTTCGATCAACTGTCGTTGTGATTGCGTAGGGCTGCGCCTAATCCACGGTGACGTCGCGCAACAGCGACAGCTCGTCCAGCACCTTGCCCGCGCCCATCACCACCGCGGTCAGCGGATCGTCCGCGAGCGTTACCGGCAGCCCGGTCTCCTCGCGCAGGAGCACGTCAAGGTTGCGCAGCAGCGAGCCGCCGCCCGCCAGTACAATGCCCTTCTCAACGATATCCGAGGCCAGCTCCGGCGGCGTCCGTTCAAGCGCGATCCGCACCGACTCCACCACCTGATGCACCGGCTCCATCAGCGCCTCGCGAATCTCCTCGTCGGTGATCTCGATAATCTTCGGTACGCCCGCAACGAGATCGCGACCCTTGATCTCCATCGTCTGAATCTCATTGCCCGGGTAAGCGGAGCCGATTGTAATCTTGATCAACTCGGCCGTGCGCTCACCGATCAGCAGATTATACTTGCGCTTAATGTGCTGGATGATCGCCTCGTCCATCTTGTCGCCCGCCACCCGCACTGAGCGCGAGAAGACCACCCCGGCCAGCGAAATCACCGCCACCTCGGTCGTGCCGCCGCCGATGTCGACAATCATATTGCCGGTCGGCTCCGTGATCGGCAGGCCCGCGCCGATCGCCGCCGCCATCGGCTCCTCGATCAGATAGACCTCGTGCGCCCCGGCCGATTCCGCCGATTCGCGCACGGCGCGCTTCTCCACCGCGGTGATCCCGAACGGCACGCAAATTACGATCCGCGGGCGGACCAGCAGCTTGCGATTGTGAGTCTTCTGTATGAAGTGCTTGAGCATGCTCTCGGTGATCTCGAAGTCGGCGATGACGCCGTCCTTGAGCGGCCGAATCGCGACGATCGAGCCGGGCGTGCGACCCAGCATCTTCTTCGCCTCGGCGCCGATCGCCAGCACGCGCCGGCCGCCCCGCGAGTCCTTTTGCACCGCCACCACCGAAGGTTCGTTGCAGACGATGCCTTGGCCCTTGACGTAGATCAGCGTATTGGCGGTGCCCAGATCAATCGCAAGATCGTGCGAGAACCAACCGAAAAATGATGAAAAAGCCACCGATTATGCCCCCATTCACGGCTCGACTGCGGTCCGGCCGCGCGCCCTATGCCTCAAACCCAACCCAACCGACCCAACTGTCAACCTTGGCGCCGTACACAGCTTGCAGGCTCGCCCGCTGACTGCGCCTTCGGCTCCATTGACCCGCGCGCTTGATGGAGAACTCAGGATATCGCGTAACTGAAAAACTAACAGACATGCTTCGGCGCGCGCAACTATCTACTGCGAGCAGAGCTCAAGTCAAAGCGCGCCGGCGAGTGTCGTCGTGGCCGGCGCCCCGGCACCGCGTCAGGAATCTGCGTTAGGCGCGCGGGGGGGCCTGTAAAGTCCTCTGCGATCCCCTGCTATGATGAGGCCCCTATGCTCGAAGGTATCCGGCGCTACGCCTATTCGTGGGTGACACGAGTCCTGCTGCTGTTCCTGATCGCCGTCTTTGTGATCTTTTTTGGCGGACTCGGCAGTTACTTTCTGCAAATCAAGCCGGTCGCCTCGATCGATTGCTACACCTATCTGCATCTCTTCACCCTGCCCGGATGCCGAAACATCCTGCCCGACGAGATCGACCGCCAAGCCGCCAACATCCGTCGCTCGGTGCAGAACGCACATAGTGAAGACGCCGAGCGGATGCTCGCGAGCGTCAACCTGCGACAGATCGCGGTCGAGAGCCTAATCGAGCAGATTCTGATCGAGCGCGAAGCCAATAAGCTCGGTCTGCGCATCAGCGACGAGGACCTCGGCAAGGCGATCGCCTCGCAAGCCGTCTTTCAGGATGACGGCCGCTTCAGCGAGACGCGCTACGAGGAGATTCTGCGTGATAACCAGCTCGAGCCGGCCGCCTTCGAGGCCGACACGCGCGGCAAAATCCTTTCCGATACCCTGCGCTTCATGGTCAGTGACGCCATCGCGGCAAGTCCTGACGAGGCCCGCGCCGAGTTCAATCGCTTTGGTCAGAAGATCGCGCTCGAATATCTCGAATTTCCCTACACGAACTTTGCCGGCGGCCGACCCTCCGACGCGGAGATCGCCAAGTTCTATCACGACAACGAAGAGTCCTTCCGCGAACCAGAACGCGCCAGGATAAGCTTCATCCGTTATGACGCCGCCGTGCTGGCTCCCAAGGAGCCGCCCACAGATACGGCTATTTCGGATTTTTACGAGCAGAATCAGAAGGCGCTCTTTTCTCATCCCCAGCAGATCCATGCCCGCCACATTCTGATACATGTAGCCGCTGACGCGGGCGCAGCGGAGAAGGCCGCGGCCAAAGCACAAGCCGAGAGCTTGATGCAAAAGATCAAAGCTGGCGC encodes:
- a CDS encoding type II toxin-antitoxin system VapC family toxin; translation: MPNYLYLDTSAVLRAVLESGTSPAIEGLIGAASILITSRLSLVESSRALHRLRQLGQVSEARLADAQRELSAIWTRCELWELTPSVCERARHVAPGKPLRTLDALHLATFVLAREKLEGLELVTVDERLQAALQTV
- the rodA gene encoding rod shape-determining protein RodA; translation: MAALDRRVIYHFDWTVFVLALALGGMGVLSVLSATWGNTRHGLDPLVVRQLTWVGLGAALMTAAALFDYRSLSSYAYLIYAVTVGLLIVVAVAGHSTGGSRRWINLGVLKLEPSEIAKLAVALVMVRYLREEPPRGGWKLRHVVIPALLLALPAGLVLKQPDLGTALILVLITATLIFVGGLNWRTAAILMIAAALAAPLGWHYLKSYQRERLVSFLNPQSDPLGSGYHIIQSEIAIGAGGAWGKGLFKGTQARLNFLPEQTTDFIFAVFAEEFGFAGAMLLLGLYTVLILRGAWIARHARDRFGALLAVGVTGIIFWQVAINVGMASGMLPVVGITLPLVSYGGSSLIAMMAAMGVLISINTRRFLF
- a CDS encoding PfkB family carbohydrate kinase, which encodes MGSPTAELMADLMFPDVKPLRIVVAGEVILDRYVWGDVERISPEAPIPVLRTHRREEKPGNAGFVMANLCALGARPAALTVIGADANGEKLHEIFRNLGIDTRTLMVDPERPTIVKERLLGSVQSANRGTQQLLRVDQEDLRPLTPKREQMFTARIAGALQRADAVLVSDINKGLLTPAVLRALIDAANRRAIPIIVDPRLSDDYSIYRGATVLTPNRYETERATGIKLTDRDAWRTAAEKLIDQLQLKACLITLDREGMYLAERGGRSQYLSTSPREVFDVTGAGDIVLTFFGMLAAAGLSYASAAAIANLAAGLEVSRMGAEIISREDLVRALQPAYSSHEVKILSARELDGALARERRAGRKIVFTNGCFDLLHAGHLQILGFSRAQGDLVVVGLNSDRSVRQLKGADRPIHAAADRARLLAALEMVKYVVIFDDTRAEEIIRRVRPDVLVKGEDYHGQIVDGQSFVESYGGRVALAPLLKGHSTSITVARLRNANEGSR
- the mrdA gene encoding penicillin-binding protein 2: MARFARRGKHRPIPRLEPRIAGLLAVMLAVLTAAAVRLYYLQLIKHHEMAELADRNRIRLQRLPALRGLVYDVRHRPLVDSHPSFAAVMVPEDAPDIAATSARLEKLLGQDGVAKKLDDADDQGRPDFEPVIVDEHLKWPQVVALETHQLELPGVSLEVEPRRHYIYGTLAAHLLGYVGEVTVRDLNRLPDYRMGDEIGKFGLERTWEQSLRGDSGGQEIEVDSVGRRLRTLRDIPERPGNSVVMTLDLDLQQVAEQAIGDRAGALVAIDPNTGYILAMASHPAFDPNTFTGGITPAMWRALTTDPAHPLSNRVIQGVYPPGSTFKLVDSIAALEDHTLTPQTAYGCAGGIYFGGREYRCWRKQGHGSISLHRAIVESCDVFFYNVGQHLGIDRLAAWAHALGLGKKSGIDLDNERAGVMPSTEWKERRFGERWYPAETLSVSIGQGYVGATPLQLADLAEAVANGGTLFKPQFVKEIDAIDGSTVKVFPPIVQSQAHIDPEVLELVRAGMAGVVNQPDGTAHGAKMDNVVVAGKTGTAQVVKEAQGERTKENALPEEYRDHGWFIAFAPLDHPQIAIACIIEHAGHGGSTAAPAVKAVMQKFFELNPPQGGLPAKNPDAQHYAVDPLAD
- the mreC gene encoding rod shape-determining protein MreC; this translates as MRSSFLRRNGVILTAGTLLILGLHLILSGTRPGARASRPAIALIELLRPVQAFEAGFSDETSGFVHDYLELVGTRRENDALRKELAELESERARTSELEAENQRLGDLLELRDALAMKAVAANVIGSDATGLSRTLIIGQGSHSGFRRDMAVIAAAGVVGKLIAVAPDAARVMLIDDHNSALDAIDQRSRARGIVGGVIDDGLTMKYVGRTEDLKPGDTIVTSGMDGIFPRGLLVGKVAQVSQEGPGLFLNVELSPAADFRKLEQLLVLTQKPPELQIDADDRN
- a CDS encoding rod shape-determining protein; protein product: MAFSSFFGWFSHDLAIDLGTANTLIYVKGQGIVCNEPSVVAVQKDSRGGRRVLAIGAEAKKMLGRTPGSIVAIRPLKDGVIADFEITESMLKHFIQKTHNRKLLVRPRIVICVPFGITAVEKRAVRESAESAGAHEVYLIEEPMAAAIGAGLPITEPTGNMIVDIGGGTTEVAVISLAGVVFSRSVRVAGDKMDEAIIQHIKRKYNLLIGERTAELIKITIGSAYPGNEIQTMEIKGRDLVAGVPKIIEITDEEIREALMEPVHQVVESVRIALERTPPELASDIVEKGIVLAGGGSLLRNLDVLLREETGLPVTLADDPLTAVVMGAGKVLDELSLLRDVTVD
- a CDS encoding tyrosinase family protein encodes the protein MDIRRNHRDLSPAQKAAFVHAVLALKNNVDSTLHPGAQKRYDDFVEVHKNAMTGPAMFEPMPHGTSLFFPWHRILLRQFEVALQSAANDSSITLPYWDWNYADASNPFTADFLGGDGDRAQGGRVTTGPFAFIAGAFQILVWDDAAGDPGLRREFGEDATAWLPTSSDISAGLAKTPYWPGPSSFESVSEGVLHNPVHRWVGGNMADATSPNDPVFFLHHAFLDLLWERWKHQHPTIDQYTPLNGAPGRDLDSTLVFNAPTEPSPWTGTWTIRQTLDPAGLGFGYA
- a CDS encoding acyl-CoA dehydrogenase family protein: MDFNYSPEQEAYRMQVRGWLEANQPPPLTDDERSRISEDLLWERNKKWHKKLYAGGWIGLSWPKEYGGRGASFIEQLIFQQELARLNLPIGINVLGIIMNGPALMQWGTQEQKKRYLQPILEAEEIWCEGMSEPGAGSDLASIQTRAELQGDSFVVNGQKVWTTGAQRSQFCQLFVRTDPAVPKHKGMSALIVDMRSPGVTVKPLKQITGDADFNEIFFEDVRVPKENLLGPLNAGWQVLVATLMHERFGISETIGGGEVILSQLVELAKAIPLNDSPAADDDEIRQSIAQFACEVTAKKYSGLRALTKRLKGQQPGAESSIGKLVSTDLSQRMTKFASRVLGTYATLERHSMFAPDGDWMRRQLWVEALTIAGGSSAVQKNMIGERILQLPKG